A section of the Pseudomonas fluorescens genome encodes:
- the yedA gene encoding drug/metabolite exporter YedA: MPGPRRFPLPLIAAFFALYVIWGSTYLVIRIGVEYWPPLMLAGIRFCTAGALMYGYLRWRGVPAPTWGQWKAAGMIGILLLTFGNGAVSVAEHTGVTSGVAALAVATVPLFTLLCGYFWGARNTRLEWAGVILGMIGIAMLNMGSNLQSSPLGAGLLLFAAASWAFGSVWSRHLPLPQGAMASAAEMLVAGVVLLIGSALKGEHLEAMPPVEGWLALAYLTVFGSIIAFNAYMYLLKHVRPAAATSYAYVNPAVAVLLGIVFVGETIGLEEALAMLVIISAVLLISLPQWRKPKPEIR, translated from the coding sequence ATGCCTGGCCCACGTCGTTTTCCCTTACCGTTGATCGCCGCTTTTTTTGCGTTGTACGTGATCTGGGGCTCTACCTACCTGGTTATCCGCATTGGCGTTGAGTACTGGCCGCCGTTGATGCTGGCGGGGATCCGCTTTTGTACGGCGGGGGCGCTGATGTATGGCTACTTGCGCTGGCGCGGGGTGCCGGCGCCGACTTGGGGGCAGTGGAAAGCCGCTGGCATGATCGGCATCTTGCTGCTGACGTTCGGCAATGGCGCCGTGAGTGTGGCTGAGCACACCGGCGTGACCTCCGGCGTCGCCGCGCTGGCCGTGGCGACGGTGCCGCTGTTTACCTTGCTCTGTGGCTATTTCTGGGGCGCGCGTAATACCCGTCTGGAATGGGCCGGGGTGATTCTGGGGATGATCGGTATCGCCATGCTCAATATGGGCTCCAACCTGCAGTCGAGCCCGCTGGGCGCTGGGCTGCTGTTGTTCGCCGCCGCTTCCTGGGCGTTTGGTTCGGTCTGGAGCCGGCACTTGCCGTTGCCCCAGGGCGCCATGGCCAGCGCCGCCGAAATGCTGGTCGCCGGCGTGGTGCTGTTGATCGGCAGCGCCCTCAAGGGCGAGCACCTGGAGGCGATGCCCCCGGTGGAAGGCTGGCTGGCCCTGGCTTACCTGACCGTGTTTGGCTCGATCATCGCCTTCAACGCTTATATGTACCTGCTCAAGCACGTGCGCCCAGCTGCGGCCACCAGCTATGCCTACGTCAACCCGGCCGTGGCGGTATTGCTGGGGATTGTGTTTGTCGGCGAGACCATCGGCCTGGAAGAAGCCCTGGCGATGCTCGTGATCATCAGCGCAGTGCTGTTGATCAGCCTGCCCCAGTGGCGTAAGCCGAAGCCGGAAATAAGGTAA
- a CDS encoding Lrp/AsnC family transcriptional regulator yields MDKYDRMLLSALLEDGRATYAQLARTVNLSAPAVAERVAKLEASGVITGYQAKVDLSKVGLPIQCVIELRLTNHGSQKVYDALAEIPELTECHRVTGDPCVIMQAAVGSMPELENLINRVAKFGFSKTSIILSSAIERRVPLGQLEGKNGGA; encoded by the coding sequence ATGGACAAATACGACCGCATGCTCCTCAGTGCCCTGCTGGAGGATGGCCGCGCCACCTACGCGCAACTGGCCCGCACGGTAAACCTCTCCGCCCCGGCCGTGGCCGAACGCGTGGCCAAGCTGGAAGCCAGTGGTGTGATCACCGGTTACCAGGCCAAGGTGGATCTGTCCAAAGTCGGTTTGCCGATCCAATGCGTGATCGAACTGCGCCTGACCAACCACGGCAGCCAGAAAGTCTACGACGCCCTGGCCGAAATCCCCGAGCTGACCGAATGCCACCGGGTCACCGGCGACCCGTGCGTGATCATGCAGGCGGCGGTGGGTTCGATGCCGGAATTGGAAAACCTGATCAACCGCGTGGCGAAATTCGGCTTCAGCAAGACCTCGATCATCCTGTCGAGCGCCATCGAGCGGCGGGTGCCGCTGGGGCAGTTGGAAGGGAAGAATGGCGGTGCCTGA
- a CDS encoding PolC-type DNA polymerase III, with translation MERIAVIDFETTGISPSSHCRATEIAVVILEHGQIVDRYQSLMNAGVRVPGFIEQLTGISNAMLRSAPPAERVMNEVNEFVGTTPLLAHNAAFDQKFWDFELGLIRRTRLQKFACSLLLARRLMPSAPNHKLGTLTSYAQLPHTGKAHRAMADAQMAANLTAHLAQELRHTHGLRELSHDLLCSLQKVPAAKITDHLKKHRGF, from the coding sequence TTGGAACGTATAGCGGTCATCGACTTTGAAACCACCGGCATCTCGCCGAGCAGCCATTGCCGGGCCACGGAAATCGCCGTGGTCATCCTGGAGCACGGCCAGATCGTGGATCGCTACCAGAGCCTGATGAACGCCGGCGTACGCGTGCCGGGGTTTATCGAGCAACTGACGGGCATCAGCAACGCCATGCTGCGCAGCGCACCGCCGGCAGAGCGGGTGATGAACGAGGTCAATGAGTTCGTCGGCACCACACCGCTGCTGGCCCATAACGCCGCGTTCGACCAGAAGTTCTGGGACTTTGAACTGGGCCTGATCCGCCGTACCCGCCTGCAAAAATTTGCCTGCTCACTGCTCCTGGCACGCCGGTTGATGCCTAGCGCACCGAACCACAAACTCGGCACCCTGACTTCCTACGCCCAGTTGCCCCACACCGGCAAGGCTCACCGGGCAATGGCGGACGCGCAAATGGCAGCCAACCTTACCGCCCACTTGGCCCAGGAACTGCGCCACACCCACGGCTTGCGCGAGCTGTCCCATGATCTGCTGTGCAGCCTGCAGAAAGTGCCGGCGGCGAAGATCACCGATCACCTGAAGAAACATCGCGGGTTCTGA
- a CDS encoding DEAD/DEAH box helicase has protein sequence MTFATLGLIEPLLRALEALGYQTPTPVQAQAIPAVLAGRDLMAAAQTGTGKTAGFAVPLLQRLTLEGPKVTANSVRALILCPTRELAEQVHASVAQYAEHLPLTTYAVYGGVSINPQMMKLRKGVDVLVATPGRLIDLFRQNALKLNQLQTLVLDEADRMLDLGFSEELANIYRMLPKKRQTLLFSATFSDDIRLLAGQMLNDPLSVEVSPRNVAANTVKQWVVPVDKKRKAELFVHLMRKGKWKQVLVFAKTRNGVDALVDKLQGLGINADGIHGDKPQATRQRALDRFKASDVQILVATDVAARGLDIEDLPMVVNFDLPIVAEDYIHRIGRTGRAGNTGEAISLVCADEVNMLSAIEMLTRQTLTRNMEAGFEPEHRVPDTDASGQVVKKPKKPKKPKTSGGGGKRNLGKWVESGEVAAEPSIKPVRKVPVFNTGPRKKK, from the coding sequence ATGACTTTCGCCACACTTGGCCTGATCGAACCCTTGCTGCGCGCCCTTGAGGCGCTTGGCTACCAGACCCCGACGCCGGTGCAGGCGCAAGCCATTCCGGCGGTGTTGGCCGGTCGTGACCTGATGGCTGCGGCCCAGACCGGCACCGGCAAGACCGCAGGCTTTGCCGTGCCGCTCCTGCAACGGCTGACCCTGGAAGGGCCCAAAGTCACCGCCAACTCGGTGCGCGCGCTGATCCTGTGCCCCACCCGCGAGTTGGCCGAACAGGTTCACGCCAGCGTTGCCCAGTACGCCGAACACCTGCCGCTGACCACCTACGCGGTGTACGGCGGCGTCAGCATCAACCCGCAGATGATGAAGCTGCGCAAGGGTGTCGACGTGCTGGTGGCTACGCCTGGCCGCCTGATCGACCTGTTCCGTCAGAACGCGCTGAAACTCAATCAGTTGCAAACCCTGGTGCTGGATGAAGCCGACCGCATGCTCGACCTGGGCTTCTCGGAAGAGTTGGCGAACATCTACCGCATGCTGCCGAAAAAGCGCCAGACCCTGCTGTTTTCCGCGACGTTCTCCGATGATATCCGCCTGCTGGCCGGGCAGATGCTCAATGACCCGTTGAGCGTCGAAGTCAGCCCGCGCAACGTTGCCGCCAACACCGTCAAGCAGTGGGTGGTGCCGGTGGACAAGAAGCGCAAGGCCGAGCTGTTTGTGCACCTGATGCGCAAGGGCAAGTGGAAGCAGGTGCTGGTGTTCGCCAAGACCCGCAATGGCGTGGATGCGCTGGTAGATAAGCTGCAAGGCCTGGGGATCAATGCCGACGGCATCCACGGTGATAAGCCACAAGCTACGCGCCAACGTGCCCTGGACCGCTTCAAGGCCAGCGATGTGCAGATCCTGGTGGCCACCGATGTGGCGGCCCGTGGCCTGGATATCGAAGATTTGCCGATGGTGGTCAACTTTGACCTGCCGATTGTCGCCGAGGATTACATCCACCGTATCGGCCGCACTGGACGGGCGGGCAACACCGGTGAGGCGATTTCCCTGGTGTGTGCCGATGAGGTGAACATGCTCTCGGCCATCGAGATGCTGACCCGCCAAACCCTGACCCGCAACATGGAAGCGGGCTTCGAACCGGAACACCGCGTGCCGGACACCGATGCCAGTGGCCAGGTGGTGAAGAAGCCGAAAAAGCCGAAGAAGCCCAAGACCTCGGGTGGTGGCGGCAAGCGCAACCTGGGCAAGTGGGTAGAAAGCGGGGAAGTGGCGGCAGAGCCGTCGATCAAGCCGGTGCGCAAGGTGCCGGTGTTCAATACCGGGCCGCGTAAGAAGAAGTAA